The following are encoded in a window of Corythoichthys intestinalis isolate RoL2023-P3 chromosome 8, ASM3026506v1, whole genome shotgun sequence genomic DNA:
- the psmd12 gene encoding 26S proteasome non-ATPase regulatory subunit 12 has translation MAEERSERSDGKIVKMEIDYSSTVDQRLPECEKMAKDGKLQEAVESLLSLEKQTRTASDMVSTSRILVAVVQMCYAAKDWDALNENIMLLSKRRSQLKQAVAKMVQECYKYVDSVTDLTIKLRLIDTLRTVTAGKIYVEIERARLTKTLANIKEKSGDVKEAASILQELQVETYGSMEKKEKVEFILEQMRLCVAVKDYIRTQIISKKINTKFFQEEGSEELKLKYYNLMIQVDQHEGSYLSICKHYRAIYDTPCILEDSSKWQQALKSVVLYVILAPYDNEQSDLVHRISADKKLEEIPKYKDLLKQFTTMELMRWAALVEDYGKELREGSSGSLATDVFLYSEEGEKRWKDLKNRVVEHNIRIMAKYYTRITMKRMAGLLDLSVDESEEFLSSLVVNKTIYAKVDRLAGIINFQRPKDPNDLLNDWSHKLNSLMSLVNKTTHLIAKEEMIHNLQ, from the exons ATGGCAGAAGAACGATCTGAACGATCCGATGGAAAGATTGTCAAAATGGAGATCGACTATAGCTCAACTGTAGACCAACGTCTCCCGGAATGCGAGAAAATGGCAAAA GATGGCAAGCTGCAAGAGGCAGTTGAAAGCTTGTTGTCATTGGAGAAGCAAACTAGAACG GCATCTGACATGGTGTCCACGTCCAGAATTCTTGTGGCTGTGGTTCAAATGTGTTACGCAGCAAAAGACTGGGATGCCCTGAATGAAAACATTATGCTGCTTTCTAAAAGAAGGAGTCAGCTCAAACAG GCTGTTGCAAAAATGGTGCAAGAATGTTACAAGTATGTTGATTCTGTAACTGATTTGACCATCAAGCTGCGGCTCATCGATACTCTGCGCACTGTGACTGCTGGAAAG ATCTATGTTGAGATTGAGCGTGCCAGGCTCACAAAGACATTGGCTAATATCAAGGAAAAAAGTGGAGATGTAAAAGAGGCAGCATCCATTCTTCAAGAGTTGCAG GTTGAGACATATGGCTCAATGGAGAAAAAAGAGAAAGTGGAGTTCATCTTGGAACAGATGAGGCTCTGCGTTGCTGTCAAGGATTACATTCGGACACAGATCATTAGTAAGAAAATAAACACCAAATTCTTCCAAGAGGAGGGCAGTGAG GAGCTGAAGCTTAAGTACTACAACCTAATGATTCAGGTGGACCAGCATGAGGGATCCTACCTGTCTATCTGCAAACACTATCGAGCCATTTATGACACCCCTTGCATCTTGGAAGACAGCAGCAAGTGGCAACAG GCTCTGAAGAGTGTCGTGCTGTATGTGATTCTTGCCCCATATGACAATGAGCAGTCTGACCTCGTACACAGAATCAGTGCAGATAAGAAGTTGGAAGAGATTCCCAAATACAA GGACCTCTTGAAGCAATTCACCACCATGGAGCTTATGCGCTGGGCTGCCCTGGTGGAGGATTATGGGAAAGAGCTCCGAGAGGGCTCATCCGGGAGCCTCGCTACAGATGTCTTTTTGTATTCTGAGGAGGGAGAGAAGCGGTGGAAGGATCTGAAGAACAGAGTGGTGGAGCAT AACATAAGAATAATGGCCAAATATTACACCAGAATCACAATGAAGAGGATGGCCGGGCTACTTGACCTCTCTGTTGAT GAATCTGAGGAGTTTCTCTCCAGCCTTGTTGTGAACAAGACCATCTACGCCAAGGTGGACCGTTTGGCTGGGATAATCAACTTTCAGAGGCCCAAAGATCCCAACGACCTACTCAACGACTGGTCACACAAACTCAACTCCCTTATGTCGCTGGTCAACAAAACAACACATCTCATTGCGAAGGAGGAAATGATCCACAACCTGCAGTGA